A genomic window from Corticium candelabrum chromosome 8, ooCorCand1.1, whole genome shotgun sequence includes:
- the LOC134183744 gene encoding uncharacterized protein LOC134183744, with translation MNILHFMEWFREKLLPNCPPRSVIVLDNAKYHNAVVEKIPTKSSRKQDMLDWLAKHKIRHEKKMLKAELYFLIWATNPVSVYQTDVFAQEKGHCCLRLPVGHCELNPIELAWAQVKGYAARKNTGISGFTMENILQLAREGMLEVTPDRWAGCVEHVREKVEKHYWEVDGLRDDLVERMVIEVGHGDTSSSESEVTVSDTESD, from the coding sequence ATGaatattttacatttcatGGAGTGGTTTAGAGAGAAGCTGTTACCAAACTGTCCACCTCGATCTGTGATTGTGTTGGATAATGCCAAGTACCACAACGCAGTTGTTGAAAAAATACCAACCAAGTCAAGCAGAAAACAGGATATGTTAGACTGGCTTGCAAAGCATAAAATTCGTCATGAAAAGAAGATGTTAAAAGCTGAACTATATTTCTTAATTTGGGCAACCAATCCTGTTTCTGTATACCAAACAGACGTCTTTGCACAAGAAAAGGGACACTGCTGTTTGCGTCTCCCTGTTGGTCACTGTGAACTAAATCCTATAGAGCTCGCATGGGCACAAGTCAAAGGTTATGCAGCTAGAAAGAATACAGGGATCAGTGGTTTTACTATGGAGAACATCTTGCAACTTGCCAGAGAAGGAATGCTGGAAGTCACACCAGATCGATGGGCTGGCTGTGTGGAACATGTACGAGAAAAGGTGGAGAAACACTATTGGGAAGTAGACGGACTGAGGGACGACCTAGTTGAGCGAATGGTAATAGAAGTAGGCCATGGCGACACCTCGAGCTCTGAGTCTGAAGTAACTGTTAGCGATACAGAAAGTGACTAA
- the LOC134183006 gene encoding uncharacterized protein LOC134183006 has protein sequence MATQSGRHIRSIEKSIVLSVRDFFVKEKEDGPILLDKPIQRVAEATGMHQRTIYRICREHRDKEHIESPRKRGRKEHSGPVREYTDNFQEAVIRRRIHKFYTDKVFPTLTLLHAALVEEEEFPYSRASLHRIISRMGFRHKTMNRKKCLYEQHRIVASRAQYLKEIKRFRSEGRPIIYLDETWLNQHHTVVSKVGLMELN, from the exons ATGGCAACACAATCAGGAAGACATATAAGAAGTATAGAAAAGTCAATTGTGCTTTCCGTGAGAGATTTCTTTGTGAAAGAAAAGGAGGATGGCCCCATCCTTCTGGACAAACCGATCCAGAGAGTAGCAGAAGCAACAGGGATGCACCAGAGAACAATCTACAGAATCTGCAGAGAACATAGAGATAAGGAACATATTGAAAGTCCAAGGAAGAGAGGGAGAAAAGAACACAGTGGACCAGTTAGAGAGTACACAGACAATTTTCAAGAGGCTGTAATCAGGAGAAGAATTCATAAATTCTACACTGACAAAGTCTTCCCCACATTAACACTACTCCATGCTGCTCTAGTAGAAGAAGAGGAGTTTCCATATTCAAGGGCAAGTTTGCATAGGATCATTAGCAGAATGGGCTTTCGACATAAAACTATGAACAGAAAAAAATGTTTATACGAACAGCACCGCATTGTGGCCTCACGAGCCCAATACCTGAAAGAAATCAAACGATTTCGATCAGAAGGTAGGCCTATTATCTACCTTGATGAAACATGGCTAAATCAGCACCATACA GTTGTGAGCAAGGTTGGATTGATGGAGCTGAACTGA